A part of Sebastes umbrosus isolate fSebUmb1 chromosome 21, fSebUmb1.pri, whole genome shotgun sequence genomic DNA contains:
- the LOC119480325 gene encoding DNA ligase 1-like isoform X2, whose translation MELASVLSTVSLCDPTLGRDCFLNLYICVFQSLNQELVEAATQQAPSKEMQYLRRALMDVQKQNFEHAAETAALREQMAAKESSWEEEKMRILKALKLERLIREEAQKGLKGQDEHNPDLQVQLLQTPSNQLKDSHQHNTELAAKIAALKQQMAAKESRWELEKNKMLTQVQIYLQNKEQENQKVINSLRQSLLEKLSGTMMVKQTPSNQLKDSHQHNTELAAEIAALKQQMAAKESRWELEKNKIRMAQRAIKIQAQKQEVTDSLSQSLFEKQNEIMIVKQTISNQLKDSQQVTELAAENAALREQMAAKESGWELEKNKILIQVQNDLQTKEQEKQEVTDSLSQSLLEKQNEIVMIKQLWTEKCIKACEAWKEENREIRETCERELQSALDQKNLMVKSLQDESDRKVSQVVLEKDDLITRMTTAKMALEAEWTTKLAALEDQTLKNEVRLKEKEMQLLQSEVQLKEKEMQLLQSEAKWSTKLAPLEDQIRLQTDTTTDLQAQLLRLQELHQKLDLGALQMTAEEMNAKKKELKKLIVEKEKEEKRQKKEREEREKREKKESEEREKEELKSVKKEKEALEKKEKEDLKREKKERKEKERREK comes from the exons ATGGAGTTGGCTTCAGTACTTTCAACTGTCTCTTTGTGTGATCCAACGTTAGGACGGGACTGTTTTCTCAACCTTTACATTTGTGTCTTTCAGTCACTTAACCAAGAGCTGGTTGAAGCCGCTACCCAGCAGGCTCCCAGCAAGGAGATGCAGTATCTCAGGAGAGCCCTGATGGACGTCCAGAAACAGAACTTTGAGCACGCCGCTGAAACCGCTGCCCTGAGGGAGCAGATGGCCGCCAAGGAGTCCAGCTgggaagaggagaagatgagGATCCTGAAGGCTCTCAAGTTAGAGAGACTCATCAGGGAAGAAGCCCAGAAGGGCCTCAAAGGACAGGATGAGCACAACCCTGACCTCCAGGTTCAACTCCTCCAGACTCCCAGCAATCAGCTgaaggactctcaccagcacaACACTGAGCTGGCCGCCAAAATCGCTGCCCTGAAGCAGCAGATGGCCGCCAAGGAGTCCCGCTGGGAGCTGGAGAAGAACAAGATGCTGACACAGGTTCAGATCTACCTGCAGAACAAGGAGCAGGAGAATCAGAAGGTGATCAACTCTCTCAGGCAAAGTCTTCTTGAAAAGCTGAGTGGAACGATGATGGTCAAACAGACTCCCAGCAACCAGCTGAAGGACTCCCACCAG CACAACACTGAGCTGGCCGCCGAAATCGCTGCCCTGAAGCAGCAGATGGCCGCCAAGGAGTCCCGCTGGGAGCTGGAGAAGAACAAGATCCGGATGGCTCAGAGAGCCATCAAGATACAGGCTCAGAAACAGGAGGTGACCGACTCTCTCAGCCAAAGTCTGTTTGAAAAGCAGAATGAGATCATGATAGTCAAACAGACTATCAGCAACCAGCTGAAGGACTCTCAACAGGTCACTGAGCTGGCCGCCGAAAACGCTGCCCTGAGGGAGCAGATGGCCGCCAAAGAGTCCGGTTGGGAGCTGGAGAAGAACAAGATCCTGATACAGGTTCAGAACGACCTGCAGACCAAGGAGCAGGAGAAACAGGAGGTGACCGACTCTCTCAGTCAAAGTCTGCTTGAAAAGCAGAATGAGATTGTGATGATCAAACAGCTCTGGACTGAAAAGTGTATAAAGGCCTGTGAAGCTTGGAAGGAGGAGAACAGGGAGATCAGAGAGACCTGTGAGAGAGAGCTCCAATCTGCACTTGATCAAAAGAATCTGATGGTCAAATCTCTGCAGGACGAGTCGGACAGGAAGGTGAGCCAGGTCGTCCTGGAAAAGGATGATCTGATCACCCGAATGACGACAGCCAAGATGGCTCTGGAGGCCGAGTGGACAACGAAACTCGCCGCTCTGGAAGATCAGACTCTAAAGAACGAG GTCCGgctgaaggagaaggagatgcagctcctccagagcgaGGTCCagctgaaggagaaggagatgcagctcctccagagcgaGGCCAAGTGGTCAACGAAGCTCGCCCCTCTGGAAGATCAGATCCGGCTCCAGACCGACACCACCACAGACCTCCAGGCACAACTCCTCCGCCTCCAGGAGCTCCACCAGAAACTTGACCTGGGAGCACTGCAGATGACCGCGGAGGAGATGAATGCCAAGAAGAAGGAGTTAAAGAAGCTGATtgtggagaaggagaaggaggagaagagacagaagaaagagagggaggaaagagagaagagagagaagaaggagagtgaggaaagagagaaggaggagttgAAAAGTGTGAAGAAGGAAAAGGAGGCTCtggagaaaaaagagaaggaggactTGAAaagggagaagaaggagaggaaggagaaagagaggagagagaagtag
- the LOC119480325 gene encoding calponin homology domain-containing protein DDB_G0272472-like isoform X3, which translates to MELASVLSTVSLCDPTLGRDCFLNLYICVFQSLNQELVEAATQQAPSKEMQYLRRALMDVQKQNFEHAAETAALREQMAAKESSWEEEKMRILKALKLERLIREEAQKGLKGQDEHNPDLQVQLLQTPSNQLKDSHQHNTELAAKIAALKQQMAAKESRWELEKNKMLTQVQIYLQNKEQENQKVINSLRQSLLEKLSGTMMVKQTPSNQLKDSHQHNTELAAEIAALKQQMAAKESRWELEKNKIRMAQRAIKIQAQKQEVTDSLSQSLFEKQNEIMIVKQTISNQLKDSQQVTELAAENAALREQMAAKESGWELEKNKILIQVQNDLQTKEQEKQEVTDSLSQSLLEKQNEIVMIKQLWTEKCIKACEAWKEENREIRETCERELQSALDQKNLMVKSLQDESDRKVSQVVLEKDDLITRMTTAKMALEAEWTTKLAALEDQTLKNEVRLKEKEMQLLQSEVRLKEKEMQLLQSEAKWSTKLAPLEDQIRLQTDTTTDLQAQLLRLQELHQKLDLGALQMTAEEMNAKKKELKKLIVEKEKEEKRQKKEREEREKREKKESEEREKEELKSVKKEKEALEKKEKEDLKREKKERKEKERREK; encoded by the exons ATGGAGTTGGCTTCAGTACTTTCAACTGTCTCTTTGTGTGATCCAACGTTAGGACGGGACTGTTTTCTCAACCTTTACATTTGTGTCTTTCAGTCACTTAACCAAGAGCTGGTTGAAGCCGCTACCCAGCAGGCTCCCAGCAAGGAGATGCAGTATCTCAGGAGAGCCCTGATGGACGTCCAGAAACAGAACTTTGAGCACGCCGCTGAAACCGCTGCCCTGAGGGAGCAGATGGCCGCCAAGGAGTCCAGCTgggaagaggagaagatgagGATCCTGAAGGCTCTCAAGTTAGAGAGACTCATCAGGGAAGAAGCCCAGAAGGGCCTCAAAGGACAGGATGAGCACAACCCTGACCTCCAGGTTCAACTCCTCCAGACTCCCAGCAATCAGCTgaaggactctcaccagcacaACACTGAGCTGGCCGCCAAAATCGCTGCCCTGAAGCAGCAGATGGCCGCCAAGGAGTCCCGCTGGGAGCTGGAGAAGAACAAGATGCTGACACAGGTTCAGATCTACCTGCAGAACAAGGAGCAGGAGAATCAGAAGGTGATCAACTCTCTCAGGCAAAGTCTTCTTGAAAAGCTGAGTGGAACGATGATGGTCAAACAGACTCCCAGCAACCAGCTGAAGGACTCCCACCAG CACAACACTGAGCTGGCCGCCGAAATCGCTGCCCTGAAGCAGCAGATGGCCGCCAAGGAGTCCCGCTGGGAGCTGGAGAAGAACAAGATCCGGATGGCTCAGAGAGCCATCAAGATACAGGCTCAGAAACAGGAGGTGACCGACTCTCTCAGCCAAAGTCTGTTTGAAAAGCAGAATGAGATCATGATAGTCAAACAGACTATCAGCAACCAGCTGAAGGACTCTCAACAGGTCACTGAGCTGGCCGCCGAAAACGCTGCCCTGAGGGAGCAGATGGCCGCCAAAGAGTCCGGTTGGGAGCTGGAGAAGAACAAGATCCTGATACAGGTTCAGAACGACCTGCAGACCAAGGAGCAGGAGAAACAGGAGGTGACCGACTCTCTCAGTCAAAGTCTGCTTGAAAAGCAGAATGAGATTGTGATGATCAAACAGCTCTGGACTGAAAAGTGTATAAAGGCCTGTGAAGCTTGGAAGGAGGAGAACAGGGAGATCAGAGAGACCTGTGAGAGAGAGCTCCAATCTGCACTTGATCAAAAGAATCTGATGGTCAAATCTCTGCAGGACGAGTCGGACAGGAAGGTGAGCCAGGTCGTCCTGGAAAAGGATGATCTGATCACCCGAATGACGACAGCCAAGATGGCTCTGGAGGCCGAGTGGACAACGAAACTCGCCGCTCTGGAAGATCAGACTCTAAAGAACGAGGTCCGgctgaaggagaaggagatgcagctcctccagagcgaGGTCCGgctgaaggagaaggagatgcagctcctccagagcgaG GCCAAGTGGTCAACGAAGCTCGCCCCTCTGGAAGATCAGATCCGGCTCCAGACCGACACCACCACAGACCTCCAGGCACAACTCCTCCGCCTCCAGGAGCTCCACCAGAAACTTGACCTGGGAGCACTGCAGATGACCGCGGAGGAGATGAATGCCAAGAAGAAGGAGTTAAAGAAGCTGATtgtggagaaggagaaggaggagaagagacagaagaaagagagggaggaaagagagaagagagagaagaaggagagtgaggaaagagagaaggaggagttgAAAAGTGTGAAGAAGGAAAAGGAGGCTCtggagaaaaaagagaaggaggactTGAAaagggagaagaaggagaggaaggagaaagagaggagagagaagtag
- the LOC119480325 gene encoding DNA ligase 1-like isoform X1 — protein sequence MELASVLSTVSLCDPTLGRDCFLNLYICVFQSLNQELVEAATQQAPSKEMQYLRRALMDVQKQNFEHAAETAALREQMAAKESSWEEEKMRILKALKLERLIREEAQKGLKGQDEHNPDLQVQLLQTPSNQLKDSHQHNTELAAKIAALKQQMAAKESRWELEKNKMLTQVQIYLQNKEQENQKVINSLRQSLLEKLSGTMMVKQTPSNQLKDSHQHNTELAAEIAALKQQMAAKESRWELEKNKIRMAQRAIKIQAQKQEVTDSLSQSLFEKQNEIMIVKQTISNQLKDSQQVTELAAENAALREQMAAKESGWELEKNKILIQVQNDLQTKEQEKQEVTDSLSQSLLEKQNEIVMIKQLWTEKCIKACEAWKEENREIRETCERELQSALDQKNLMVKSLQDESDRKVSQVVLEKDDLITRMTTAKMALEAEWTTKLAALEDQTLKNEVRLKEKEMQLLQSEVRLKEKEMQLLQSEVQLKEKEMQLLQSEAKWSTKLAPLEDQIRLQTDTTTDLQAQLLRLQELHQKLDLGALQMTAEEMNAKKKELKKLIVEKEKEEKRQKKEREEREKREKKESEEREKEELKSVKKEKEALEKKEKEDLKREKKERKEKERREK from the exons ATGGAGTTGGCTTCAGTACTTTCAACTGTCTCTTTGTGTGATCCAACGTTAGGACGGGACTGTTTTCTCAACCTTTACATTTGTGTCTTTCAGTCACTTAACCAAGAGCTGGTTGAAGCCGCTACCCAGCAGGCTCCCAGCAAGGAGATGCAGTATCTCAGGAGAGCCCTGATGGACGTCCAGAAACAGAACTTTGAGCACGCCGCTGAAACCGCTGCCCTGAGGGAGCAGATGGCCGCCAAGGAGTCCAGCTgggaagaggagaagatgagGATCCTGAAGGCTCTCAAGTTAGAGAGACTCATCAGGGAAGAAGCCCAGAAGGGCCTCAAAGGACAGGATGAGCACAACCCTGACCTCCAGGTTCAACTCCTCCAGACTCCCAGCAATCAGCTgaaggactctcaccagcacaACACTGAGCTGGCCGCCAAAATCGCTGCCCTGAAGCAGCAGATGGCCGCCAAGGAGTCCCGCTGGGAGCTGGAGAAGAACAAGATGCTGACACAGGTTCAGATCTACCTGCAGAACAAGGAGCAGGAGAATCAGAAGGTGATCAACTCTCTCAGGCAAAGTCTTCTTGAAAAGCTGAGTGGAACGATGATGGTCAAACAGACTCCCAGCAACCAGCTGAAGGACTCCCACCAG CACAACACTGAGCTGGCCGCCGAAATCGCTGCCCTGAAGCAGCAGATGGCCGCCAAGGAGTCCCGCTGGGAGCTGGAGAAGAACAAGATCCGGATGGCTCAGAGAGCCATCAAGATACAGGCTCAGAAACAGGAGGTGACCGACTCTCTCAGCCAAAGTCTGTTTGAAAAGCAGAATGAGATCATGATAGTCAAACAGACTATCAGCAACCAGCTGAAGGACTCTCAACAGGTCACTGAGCTGGCCGCCGAAAACGCTGCCCTGAGGGAGCAGATGGCCGCCAAAGAGTCCGGTTGGGAGCTGGAGAAGAACAAGATCCTGATACAGGTTCAGAACGACCTGCAGACCAAGGAGCAGGAGAAACAGGAGGTGACCGACTCTCTCAGTCAAAGTCTGCTTGAAAAGCAGAATGAGATTGTGATGATCAAACAGCTCTGGACTGAAAAGTGTATAAAGGCCTGTGAAGCTTGGAAGGAGGAGAACAGGGAGATCAGAGAGACCTGTGAGAGAGAGCTCCAATCTGCACTTGATCAAAAGAATCTGATGGTCAAATCTCTGCAGGACGAGTCGGACAGGAAGGTGAGCCAGGTCGTCCTGGAAAAGGATGATCTGATCACCCGAATGACGACAGCCAAGATGGCTCTGGAGGCCGAGTGGACAACGAAACTCGCCGCTCTGGAAGATCAGACTCTAAAGAACGAGGTCCGgctgaaggagaaggagatgcagctcctccagagcgaGGTCCGgctgaaggagaaggagatgcagctcctccagagcgaGGTCCagctgaaggagaaggagatgcagctcctccagagcgaGGCCAAGTGGTCAACGAAGCTCGCCCCTCTGGAAGATCAGATCCGGCTCCAGACCGACACCACCACAGACCTCCAGGCACAACTCCTCCGCCTCCAGGAGCTCCACCAGAAACTTGACCTGGGAGCACTGCAGATGACCGCGGAGGAGATGAATGCCAAGAAGAAGGAGTTAAAGAAGCTGATtgtggagaaggagaaggaggagaagagacagaagaaagagagggaggaaagagagaagagagagaagaaggagagtgaggaaagagagaaggaggagttgAAAAGTGTGAAGAAGGAAAAGGAGGCTCtggagaaaaaagagaaggaggactTGAAaagggagaagaaggagaggaaggagaaagagaggagagagaagtag
- the LOC119480325 gene encoding DNA ligase 1-like isoform X5, which yields MELASVLSTVSLCDPTLGRDCFLNLYICVFQSLNQELVEAATQQAPSKEMQYLRRALMDVQKQNFEHAAETAALREQMAAKESSWEEEKMRILKALKLERLIREEAQKGLKGQDEHNPDLQVQLLQTPSNQLKDSHQHNTELAAKIAALKQQMAAKESRWELEKNKMLTQVQIYLQNKEQENQKVINSLRQSLLEKLSGTMMVKQTPSNQLKDSHQHNTELAAEIAALKQQMAAKESRWELEKNKIRMAQRAIKIQAQKQEVTDSLSQSLFEKQNEIMIVKQTISNQLKDSQQVTELAAENAALREQMAAKESGWELEKNKILIQVQNDLQTKEQEKQEVTDSLSQSLLEKQNEIVMIKQLWTEKCIKACEAWKEENREIRETCERELQSALDQKNLMVKSLQDESDRKVSQVVLEKDDLITRMTTAKMALEAEWTTKLAALEDQTLKNEVRLKEKEMQLLQSEAKWSTKLAPLEDQIRLQTDTTTDLQAQLLRLQELHQKLDLGALQMTAEEMNAKKKELKKLIVEKEKEEKRQKKEREEREKREKKESEEREKEELKSVKKEKEALEKKEKEDLKREKKERKEKERREK from the exons ATGGAGTTGGCTTCAGTACTTTCAACTGTCTCTTTGTGTGATCCAACGTTAGGACGGGACTGTTTTCTCAACCTTTACATTTGTGTCTTTCAGTCACTTAACCAAGAGCTGGTTGAAGCCGCTACCCAGCAGGCTCCCAGCAAGGAGATGCAGTATCTCAGGAGAGCCCTGATGGACGTCCAGAAACAGAACTTTGAGCACGCCGCTGAAACCGCTGCCCTGAGGGAGCAGATGGCCGCCAAGGAGTCCAGCTgggaagaggagaagatgagGATCCTGAAGGCTCTCAAGTTAGAGAGACTCATCAGGGAAGAAGCCCAGAAGGGCCTCAAAGGACAGGATGAGCACAACCCTGACCTCCAGGTTCAACTCCTCCAGACTCCCAGCAATCAGCTgaaggactctcaccagcacaACACTGAGCTGGCCGCCAAAATCGCTGCCCTGAAGCAGCAGATGGCCGCCAAGGAGTCCCGCTGGGAGCTGGAGAAGAACAAGATGCTGACACAGGTTCAGATCTACCTGCAGAACAAGGAGCAGGAGAATCAGAAGGTGATCAACTCTCTCAGGCAAAGTCTTCTTGAAAAGCTGAGTGGAACGATGATGGTCAAACAGACTCCCAGCAACCAGCTGAAGGACTCCCACCAG CACAACACTGAGCTGGCCGCCGAAATCGCTGCCCTGAAGCAGCAGATGGCCGCCAAGGAGTCCCGCTGGGAGCTGGAGAAGAACAAGATCCGGATGGCTCAGAGAGCCATCAAGATACAGGCTCAGAAACAGGAGGTGACCGACTCTCTCAGCCAAAGTCTGTTTGAAAAGCAGAATGAGATCATGATAGTCAAACAGACTATCAGCAACCAGCTGAAGGACTCTCAACAGGTCACTGAGCTGGCCGCCGAAAACGCTGCCCTGAGGGAGCAGATGGCCGCCAAAGAGTCCGGTTGGGAGCTGGAGAAGAACAAGATCCTGATACAGGTTCAGAACGACCTGCAGACCAAGGAGCAGGAGAAACAGGAGGTGACCGACTCTCTCAGTCAAAGTCTGCTTGAAAAGCAGAATGAGATTGTGATGATCAAACAGCTCTGGACTGAAAAGTGTATAAAGGCCTGTGAAGCTTGGAAGGAGGAGAACAGGGAGATCAGAGAGACCTGTGAGAGAGAGCTCCAATCTGCACTTGATCAAAAGAATCTGATGGTCAAATCTCTGCAGGACGAGTCGGACAGGAAGGTGAGCCAGGTCGTCCTGGAAAAGGATGATCTGATCACCCGAATGACGACAGCCAAGATGGCTCTGGAGGCCGAGTGGACAACGAAACTCGCCGCTCTGGAAGATCAGACTCTAAAGAACGAGGTCCGgctgaaggagaaggagatgcagctcctccagagcgaG GCCAAGTGGTCAACGAAGCTCGCCCCTCTGGAAGATCAGATCCGGCTCCAGACCGACACCACCACAGACCTCCAGGCACAACTCCTCCGCCTCCAGGAGCTCCACCAGAAACTTGACCTGGGAGCACTGCAGATGACCGCGGAGGAGATGAATGCCAAGAAGAAGGAGTTAAAGAAGCTGATtgtggagaaggagaaggaggagaagagacagaagaaagagagggaggaaagagagaagagagagaagaaggagagtgaggaaagagagaaggaggagttgAAAAGTGTGAAGAAGGAAAAGGAGGCTCtggagaaaaaagagaaggaggactTGAAaagggagaagaaggagaggaaggagaaagagaggagagagaagtag
- the LOC119480325 gene encoding DNA ligase 1-like isoform X6, translating to MELASVLSTVSLCDPTLGRDCFLNLYICVFQSLNQELVEAATQQAPSKEMQYLRRALMDVQKQNFEHAAETAALREQMAAKESSWEEEKMRILKALKLERLIREEAQKGLKGQDEHNPDLQVQLLQTPSNQLKDSHQHNTELAAKIAALKQQMAAKESRWELEKNKMLTQVQIYLQNKEQENQKVINSLRQSLLEKLSGTMMVKQTPSNQLKDSHQHNTELAAEIAALKQQMAAKESRWELEKNKIRMAQRAIKIQAQKQEVTDSLSQSLFEKQNEIMIVKQTISNQLKDSQQVTELAAENAALREQMAAKESGWELEKNKILIQVQNDLQTKEQEKQEVTDSLSQSLLEKQNEIVMIKQLWTEKCIKACEAWKEENREIRETCERELQSALDQKNLMVKSLQDESDRKVSQVVLEKDDLITRMTTAKMALEAEWTTKLAALEDQTLKNEVQLKEKEMQLLQSEAKWSTKLAPLEDQIRLQTDTTTDLQAQLLRLQELHQKLDLGALQMTAEEMNAKKKELKKLIVEKEKEEKRQKKEREEREKREKKESEEREKEELKSVKKEKEALEKKEKEDLKREKKERKEKERREK from the exons ATGGAGTTGGCTTCAGTACTTTCAACTGTCTCTTTGTGTGATCCAACGTTAGGACGGGACTGTTTTCTCAACCTTTACATTTGTGTCTTTCAGTCACTTAACCAAGAGCTGGTTGAAGCCGCTACCCAGCAGGCTCCCAGCAAGGAGATGCAGTATCTCAGGAGAGCCCTGATGGACGTCCAGAAACAGAACTTTGAGCACGCCGCTGAAACCGCTGCCCTGAGGGAGCAGATGGCCGCCAAGGAGTCCAGCTgggaagaggagaagatgagGATCCTGAAGGCTCTCAAGTTAGAGAGACTCATCAGGGAAGAAGCCCAGAAGGGCCTCAAAGGACAGGATGAGCACAACCCTGACCTCCAGGTTCAACTCCTCCAGACTCCCAGCAATCAGCTgaaggactctcaccagcacaACACTGAGCTGGCCGCCAAAATCGCTGCCCTGAAGCAGCAGATGGCCGCCAAGGAGTCCCGCTGGGAGCTGGAGAAGAACAAGATGCTGACACAGGTTCAGATCTACCTGCAGAACAAGGAGCAGGAGAATCAGAAGGTGATCAACTCTCTCAGGCAAAGTCTTCTTGAAAAGCTGAGTGGAACGATGATGGTCAAACAGACTCCCAGCAACCAGCTGAAGGACTCCCACCAG CACAACACTGAGCTGGCCGCCGAAATCGCTGCCCTGAAGCAGCAGATGGCCGCCAAGGAGTCCCGCTGGGAGCTGGAGAAGAACAAGATCCGGATGGCTCAGAGAGCCATCAAGATACAGGCTCAGAAACAGGAGGTGACCGACTCTCTCAGCCAAAGTCTGTTTGAAAAGCAGAATGAGATCATGATAGTCAAACAGACTATCAGCAACCAGCTGAAGGACTCTCAACAGGTCACTGAGCTGGCCGCCGAAAACGCTGCCCTGAGGGAGCAGATGGCCGCCAAAGAGTCCGGTTGGGAGCTGGAGAAGAACAAGATCCTGATACAGGTTCAGAACGACCTGCAGACCAAGGAGCAGGAGAAACAGGAGGTGACCGACTCTCTCAGTCAAAGTCTGCTTGAAAAGCAGAATGAGATTGTGATGATCAAACAGCTCTGGACTGAAAAGTGTATAAAGGCCTGTGAAGCTTGGAAGGAGGAGAACAGGGAGATCAGAGAGACCTGTGAGAGAGAGCTCCAATCTGCACTTGATCAAAAGAATCTGATGGTCAAATCTCTGCAGGACGAGTCGGACAGGAAGGTGAGCCAGGTCGTCCTGGAAAAGGATGATCTGATCACCCGAATGACGACAGCCAAGATGGCTCTGGAGGCCGAGTGGACAACGAAACTCGCCGCTCTGGAAGATCAGACTCTAAAGAACGAG GTCCagctgaaggagaaggagatgcagctcctccagagcgaGGCCAAGTGGTCAACGAAGCTCGCCCCTCTGGAAGATCAGATCCGGCTCCAGACCGACACCACCACAGACCTCCAGGCACAACTCCTCCGCCTCCAGGAGCTCCACCAGAAACTTGACCTGGGAGCACTGCAGATGACCGCGGAGGAGATGAATGCCAAGAAGAAGGAGTTAAAGAAGCTGATtgtggagaaggagaaggaggagaagagacagaagaaagagagggaggaaagagagaagagagagaagaaggagagtgaggaaagagagaaggaggagttgAAAAGTGTGAAGAAGGAAAAGGAGGCTCtggagaaaaaagagaaggaggactTGAAaagggagaagaaggagaggaaggagaaagagaggagagagaagtag
- the LOC119480325 gene encoding DNA ligase 1-like isoform X4, translating into MELASVLSTVSLCDPTLGRDCFLNLYICVFQSLNQELVEAATQQAPSKEMQYLRRALMDVQKQNFEHAAETAALREQMAAKESSWEEEKMRILKALKLERLIREEAQKGLKGQDEHNPDLQVQLLQTPSNQLKDSHQHNTELAAKIAALKQQMAAKESRWELEKNKMLTQVQIYLQNKEQENQKVINSLRQSLLEKLSGTMMVKQTPSNQLKDSHQHNTELAAEIAALKQQMAAKESRWELEKNKIRMAQRAIKIQAQKQEVTDSLSQSLFEKQNEIMIVKQTISNQLKDSQQVTELAAENAALREQMAAKESGWELEKNKILIQVQNDLQTKEQEKQEVTDSLSQSLLEKQNEIVMIKQLWTEKCIKACEAWKEENREIRETCERELQSALDQKNLMVKSLQDESDRKVSQVVLEKDDLITRMTTAKMALEAEWTTKLAALEDQTLKNEVRLKEKEMQLLQSEVQLKEKEMQLLQSEAKWSTKLAPLEDQIRLQTDTTTDLQAQLLRLQELHQKLDLGALQMTAEEMNAKKKELKKLIVEKEKEEKRQKKEREEREKREKKESEEREKEELKSVKKEKEALEKKEKEDLKREKKERKEKERREK; encoded by the exons ATGGAGTTGGCTTCAGTACTTTCAACTGTCTCTTTGTGTGATCCAACGTTAGGACGGGACTGTTTTCTCAACCTTTACATTTGTGTCTTTCAGTCACTTAACCAAGAGCTGGTTGAAGCCGCTACCCAGCAGGCTCCCAGCAAGGAGATGCAGTATCTCAGGAGAGCCCTGATGGACGTCCAGAAACAGAACTTTGAGCACGCCGCTGAAACCGCTGCCCTGAGGGAGCAGATGGCCGCCAAGGAGTCCAGCTgggaagaggagaagatgagGATCCTGAAGGCTCTCAAGTTAGAGAGACTCATCAGGGAAGAAGCCCAGAAGGGCCTCAAAGGACAGGATGAGCACAACCCTGACCTCCAGGTTCAACTCCTCCAGACTCCCAGCAATCAGCTgaaggactctcaccagcacaACACTGAGCTGGCCGCCAAAATCGCTGCCCTGAAGCAGCAGATGGCCGCCAAGGAGTCCCGCTGGGAGCTGGAGAAGAACAAGATGCTGACACAGGTTCAGATCTACCTGCAGAACAAGGAGCAGGAGAATCAGAAGGTGATCAACTCTCTCAGGCAAAGTCTTCTTGAAAAGCTGAGTGGAACGATGATGGTCAAACAGACTCCCAGCAACCAGCTGAAGGACTCCCACCAG CACAACACTGAGCTGGCCGCCGAAATCGCTGCCCTGAAGCAGCAGATGGCCGCCAAGGAGTCCCGCTGGGAGCTGGAGAAGAACAAGATCCGGATGGCTCAGAGAGCCATCAAGATACAGGCTCAGAAACAGGAGGTGACCGACTCTCTCAGCCAAAGTCTGTTTGAAAAGCAGAATGAGATCATGATAGTCAAACAGACTATCAGCAACCAGCTGAAGGACTCTCAACAGGTCACTGAGCTGGCCGCCGAAAACGCTGCCCTGAGGGAGCAGATGGCCGCCAAAGAGTCCGGTTGGGAGCTGGAGAAGAACAAGATCCTGATACAGGTTCAGAACGACCTGCAGACCAAGGAGCAGGAGAAACAGGAGGTGACCGACTCTCTCAGTCAAAGTCTGCTTGAAAAGCAGAATGAGATTGTGATGATCAAACAGCTCTGGACTGAAAAGTGTATAAAGGCCTGTGAAGCTTGGAAGGAGGAGAACAGGGAGATCAGAGAGACCTGTGAGAGAGAGCTCCAATCTGCACTTGATCAAAAGAATCTGATGGTCAAATCTCTGCAGGACGAGTCGGACAGGAAGGTGAGCCAGGTCGTCCTGGAAAAGGATGATCTGATCACCCGAATGACGACAGCCAAGATGGCTCTGGAGGCCGAGTGGACAACGAAACTCGCCGCTCTGGAAGATCAGACTCTAAAGAACGAGGTCCGgctgaaggagaaggagatgcagctcctccagagcgaG GTCCagctgaaggagaaggagatgcagctcctccagagcgaGGCCAAGTGGTCAACGAAGCTCGCCCCTCTGGAAGATCAGATCCGGCTCCAGACCGACACCACCACAGACCTCCAGGCACAACTCCTCCGCCTCCAGGAGCTCCACCAGAAACTTGACCTGGGAGCACTGCAGATGACCGCGGAGGAGATGAATGCCAAGAAGAAGGAGTTAAAGAAGCTGATtgtggagaaggagaaggaggagaagagacagaagaaagagagggaggaaagagagaagagagagaagaaggagagtgaggaaagagagaaggaggagttgAAAAGTGTGAAGAAGGAAAAGGAGGCTCtggagaaaaaagagaaggaggactTGAAaagggagaagaaggagaggaaggagaaagagaggagagagaagtag